One Rhizobiales bacterium GAS188 DNA window includes the following coding sequences:
- a CDS encoding Uncharacterized conserved protein, DUF427 family yields MTSRSVGGTPEHPITVDAGKGRTKVSWKGAVIADSAAALDLKEASYPVVKYVPRADADMSLLRRTTHTSHCPYKGDASYFSIVVDGEVSENAVWTYENPLPGVAAIKEHLAFYPSRVDRIDELG; encoded by the coding sequence ATGACGTCACGATCCGTCGGCGGCACGCCCGAGCATCCGATCACGGTCGATGCCGGTAAGGGCCGCACCAAGGTGAGTTGGAAAGGCGCCGTCATCGCCGATAGCGCCGCAGCGCTCGACCTCAAGGAGGCGTCCTATCCGGTCGTGAAATATGTGCCGCGCGCCGACGCCGATATGAGCCTTTTGCGGCGCACCACCCATACGAGCCATTGCCCCTATAAGGGGGATGCGAGCTATTTCTCGATCGTGGTGGATGGCGAGGTCTCGGAGAACGCCGTCTGGACCTATGAGAACCCGCTCCCGGGCGTTGCCGCCATCAAGGAGCATCTGGCTTTCTATCCGAGCCGCGTCGATCGCATCGACGAGCTCGGCTGA